A genomic segment from Bartonella ancashensis encodes:
- a CDS encoding ABC transporter permease has protein sequence MSMFAFWGAVELGLIYAFVAVGVYLSFRILDFPDLTVDGSFLLGSCICGVLILLGANAWIAMLCAFCAGMIAGLLTASLNVGFGILNLLASILTMSALYTVNLRIMGIMGGANINLALSDTALTPFYGLFGLPDFLIRPLFVGLFLLIVAFLIWRFLVSEIGLAMRATGSNPRMARAQGIHAAVLICFGMGLANACVALGGALYIQTAIATDITGGAGTIVFGLAAVIIGETLFRTRSIFWILFSCIAGSVFYRIVVQFAFEASGIGIDTSTDLQLITALLVMSALILPRYLRRTSI, from the coding sequence ATGAGTATGTTTGCTTTTTGGGGGGCTGTAGAATTAGGTTTGATTTATGCTTTTGTTGCTGTTGGGGTTTATCTATCTTTTCGTATTTTAGATTTTCCTGATTTGACAGTTGATGGTTCTTTTCTCCTTGGCTCATGTATTTGCGGTGTTTTGATTCTTTTGGGCGCTAATGCTTGGATTGCTATGTTATGTGCTTTTTGTGCAGGAATGATAGCTGGATTATTAACTGCTTCGTTAAATGTAGGATTTGGCATTTTAAATCTTTTAGCTTCAATTTTAACAATGTCTGCACTTTATACCGTTAATCTTCGTATTATGGGGATCATGGGAGGAGCCAACATTAATTTGGCGCTTTCTGATACGGCCTTAACTCCTTTTTACGGTTTATTTGGTTTGCCTGACTTTTTGATACGCCCTCTTTTTGTAGGACTTTTTTTGCTGATTGTAGCATTTTTAATTTGGCGATTTTTAGTTAGTGAAATAGGTCTTGCCATGCGAGCAACGGGGAGCAATCCAAGGATGGCAAGGGCACAAGGAATTCACGCTGCAGTATTGATTTGTTTTGGTATGGGGCTTGCGAATGCATGTGTTGCACTTGGGGGAGCTCTTTATATTCAAACTGCAATTGCTACGGATATTACGGGAGGAGCCGGTACAATTGTGTTTGGTTTGGCAGCGGTTATTATCGGTGAAACTCTATTTCGTACGCGTAGCATTTTTTGGATCCTTTTCAGTTGCATTGCGGGATCTGTTTTTTACCGTATTGTGGTGCAATTTGCTTTTGAGGCAAGTGGTATAGGGATTGATACATCCACAGACCTTCAGCTCATTACAGCGCTTTTAGTTATGTCTGCTCTTATTTTGCCACGTTATTTGAGAAGGACCTCAATATGA